CGAAAACCTTCTCCTGATAGAGACCCGGGACGGGCAGAGAATACTGTTAGGGTATGATGCTGTGAAGCTGAAGGACCTGCTGGAACGGATGGCAGGCAATGGCCCCTCGGGAGAGACGAGAATGATACTATATACTATACAACGGCCGGACCTTCGTATAGCGCTAGCACTATACGTTGCAGCCCTAGCCGTTGCCGTGGCTGCTGCAGTCCTGCTTCCCGCCAAGATTGTGTTCTTAGGAGAAGCCATGACTAAGGGAGAAGCGCTCGTGATAGCACTGGTTATCGCTGCAACAGGAATTACAGATATAGCAATATTCTACGCTCTTCTACGCTCTCAGCCATGACGACCCAACACTCCCTCTAGTAGCACTCCCAATCGGCTTAAGTAGGCTTCTCATGGTACTCTCCGTACTAGTCGCTGGCCTCACCTGTCCCGCGGCATAGCTGACCCAGCTCTAGCACATGGCGCTGTCTGTACACAACGATGCCGCAATACATGAAGTCATGGCACTTCTTCTAACCTGAAACCAGGGCATGCTATATGCAATAGCTTCTTGGAGGGCGTAAATAGATCCAAATTATGTCGAAGTATGCAGCTCTTGGCCTTCCGGTACTTCGCATTCTACACTGGTTTACGGTAGAAGAGGTGGTTAGGCCTCTCTAGCTGGCATAGGTGCTGTGTGGAGGAAGCCAATACTATCTTACAGTTTTACTCCTCACCCTACTGGTGTGGATGGATGTGCCTGGTAAGGTAAAGACGAACATCATGGTTGACCGGGAGTTGTGGGAGGCGTTTAAGAGGAAGATTGTATCCGAGAGGGGGCCTCGGTTTCTTAGCAGTGCGGTAGAAGAGGCGTTGGAGGAGGAGCTAGCAGAACTCTTTCTCCTCAAAGCCCTGGACAGCCTCGACGTTCCGGGTGATGTTGAGGCTCCTCCAAGTGTGGTGCGTGTAAGGCTACGAGTTGCTACAAGGGCGGAGGATGTGGTGAGGGAGCTGAGGGAGGGAAGGTATTGAGGGTATACCTTGACTCGAGCGCCATAGTGAAGCGGTATATTGAGGAGGATGGAAGCGAAACTGTAGCAGAGTTCTACGAGAAGGCATTGGATGGCGAGATAACACTTGCATTCTCAATATGGAATGTAGGCGAGGTTCTAGGCGTCCTGGACAAGTATCTGGCTCGTGGCTGGATATCACGTAGCGAGTACAACACGGCTCTGGCCAGCTTCAGGAGGGAAACCAAGAGGCTTATACGCCTGGGAATACTCAAAGTGGTGCTTGTGAAGAATCGTCTCCTAGCCTCCTCTTGAGGCTAGTCCTCCGGCACCACATTTACGTAGCGGATGCGCTGCAGATAGTCTCTGCACGGTATGCCCAGGCAGATCTGCTTGCTACTGGGGATAAGAGGCTAGGCCAGGTTGCCGCAGCGGAGGGTGTTAAAGCGCTTGTACTAGCAGCCGAGAACTAGCTGGGGATAGGTACGGCCGGTACCGTAAACATGTAGGTAGTGGTACTTGTGGCTGGCATGTAGGCTGTAGAGGGATACATATCTATCCGTAGGTCCTTGTGTAGCATTCTATGCTCGGGGATGAGCGAAACCACCGACACTGAGATAGGCCTGGCCACAGCTCTATAGCTAACGCCTGGCTTCAGCTGGGCTGCAGTGCTGAAGCCCAGCGATTGCGACCCTCTTGCTCCGTCTTGAGACGCTCGTTGGGTTCGAGTTCAAGTGTAATAGTTGCTCTTCCCTATTGATCTCACTGCCTTAGGCATGGGGGTGGTTGATGCTGGCTCCGAGGCTGGCTGTACTGCTGGCAGCAGGTCTAGGTACGAGGCTTGGTGGTAAGCCCAAGCCGCTACTACGGGTTGCTGGTAGGCCGCTGGCATGGTATCCGCTTAGCGTACTACACCTAGCGGGGGCAAGGGAGGCCTGTATAGTTACGAGGAGCGAGATCGCTGACGAGCTGAGGGGGCTTGCATCCTCAATATATGGTGGTGGCAGCGTCACCGTCGTCGTTAACCCTGAGCCCGAGAGGGAGAACGGATATAGCCTCCTACTAGCAGCAACGGAGTGCCCGTTATTGGTCAGCGAGCCAGCCTACGTAAGTATGACTGACCACATATACTCGCCGCTGATACCGGTAAGGGCTGGCTACAGCGTACAGACCGGCTACTATATGATAGCTGGCGACTCTGAGCCCTGCTGCATAGACATCGACGAGGCGACGTTTGTGAAGGCAGTACTTCCACGGGGCTACGATGTTGGTAAGGGGATAGCCTGGTGGACCCATGTTGACACGGGCGTTCACGTCTATGCGCTCGACTCTTCTGAGCTACAAGCAGTTGCAGCGGGCGAGTACACTGTGAAGCTTAACACTATAACTTCGAGGCTTGCACAGCGGGGCAGGCTACTCGTAGCAGACGTCTCGTGCCTCCCCTGGACTGAGATAGATACGCCGAGGGACCTGGAGGAGGCTGAGAGGGGTCAGCGTAGGTGGGTGATAAGGCATGTCGAAGAGTGGCTCCGCAGTTAGCTTTGCCAAGCCAACGGACGGCATCATATCGAGAACCATTAACCGGAAGATATCAGCGAGGATAACAATGTGGCTCGCATCGTGGAGGAGACCACCGAGCCCCGACACGGTGAGCGTCATAGCAGGGGTCATGGTTGCAGCTGGCGGCTTAGGCTTCGCTGCTGGCTACCCCTGGCTTGGCGGTATACTAGCCCAGCTCGGCAGCATACTCGACGGGGTCGACGGGGAGATAGCAAGGGTCCTAGGCCGCCAGAGCAAGGCAGGAGCACTCTTCGACACTGTACTAGATAGGCTAGCTGATATAGTACTACTCCTCGGCATGGTCCTAGCCGTAGCGGAAACACTAGACCCCATACTGGCTGTTACGGTTGCACTAGCAGCTATAACGGGAGACCTCATGGTGTCATACATTCACGCCTTTGGCGAGAAGGTAGCCGGCAGGCACCCTGTACTCATAGGGAGGATACCGGGCATAGCAAGCCGCGACGTGAGGCTCTTCACGGTCTTCATAGCAGGGCTGCTAGGCAGACCCCTAGAAGGCCTCATAACTGTCGCACTGCTCGGCCATACATATACTGTTGCTAAGACTGTTGAACTAATAAAGTACCTTGATCAAGGTGGGAGACCGCGCTGAATTATAACCTCAAACCATAAACAATAGTGGTGGAGGCGAAACAAGACCATGAGCGAGTTACGCAGAAAAGCCCTCGAGATTATCGAGCAAGCCCTGCGCGAGGGCCGCAGCAAGCTCCTCGAGCATGAAGCACTAGCGGTAGCAGAACTCTATGGCGTACCCGTAGCTGGCTACGGCCTCGCACGCAACGAAGACGAAGCTGTAGAGGCAGCCGAAAGGATAGGCTACCCAGTAGTCCTCAAGATTGTTAGCCCAGACATAGTCCACAAGAGTGACGTAGGGGGCGTCATAGTAGGCCTGGAAAAACCTGAAGACGTAAAGAAAGCCTACAACGAGATCATCGAGAACGTAAAGAGGCATGCTCCCAACGCGAGAATAGTAGGAGTACTAGTCCAGAAGATGGCACCCAAGGGTGCGGTAGAAGTTATAGTTGGAGGTCTACGCGACCCAGTCTTCGGCCCAACAATAATGTTCGGCCTAGGTGGCATATTCGTAGAGGTGTTCCGTGATGTAAGCTTCCGCGTGGCACCCTTCACAGAGCGCGATGCAGAGGAAATGATAAACGAGATCAAAGCCTCAAAGATACTAAAGGGCTACAGAAACCTGCCCCCCAGGGACATCAAGGCATTAATCAAGGTGATAATGGCGGCACAGAAGCTAATGGTGGAAAACCCTGAGATACGAGAACTAGACCTAAACCCAGTCCTAAGCTACCCAGACAGTGCAATAACAGTGGATGCAAGAATAATAGTTGGGAGAGAAGAGCACAGTGAGGAGCACCACTAACAACTCTCTCCGTTGACGGTGGTTGGTTTTAACACTCCCTTAGTTAGGCACCACCAACTCCTCCCATTTACAGGCTGGAACCACACAGTAGTAGCCATGGCGGCCCCTCTTTCCCATAGAGGTGCCATGTAGCTGTCCCGTGGTCGGCACTGCCTGGAGCTGGGGTGGACATGGGAGGCTCTCGTTAGCGGGAACCGTGGAAGTCTGTTGTCTGCAAAAGTTTACAGCAAAGAAGGCTCGTGTAAGAATGAGCGTTGTGGATAGTACTAGGACTCAGCTGGTATTCGGAACCAGTGTATGGATCGGGTTTACAAGCGAGGATGAACGTGGAGCTGAGAGGCTCCTCGGGCGGCTCCTCTAGCAGTACAGCCGGAGTGTCCATGGAGAGGAGCCAGCGTCTCCGTAAAAAACGGAATTGATTAGTCTTTTTGGGTCTATCTAGCTTTGAGCATTTCTTCCCTCTGGCGTCTAGCACGCTGTATTACAGCTTCTACCTCTTCGGGCAGCTTCTTTATGAGGCCTACGTCTACTAGTTTGAGTACCTTCTCTCTGCTCGTAGCGATTATCTGTTTGGCCTTCTCGTACTCCTCCTCGTATGTAGTCTTGAGCCTTGCTACTCCCTCCTCCACAGCCCTTACTGCGGTTGCGGCGGCTACGCGTGGATATACCTCCCACTCTTCCATCGATGGTATGATGTAGTCTTCTCGTAGCCCCTTCTCCTCGGCGAATCTTGCCAGCTCCTCGGCAGCAGCTATAGCCATGGTGTCGGTGATTGTCCTGGCGCGTACGTCCAGTACGCCACGGAATATTGAGGGGAATGCAAGGCTATTGTTTACCTGGTTGGGGAAGTCGCTGCGCCCAGTCGCTACGACCCTTGCACCAGCCTCCTTAGCCTCCCATGGCCATATCTCTGGCACAGGGTTAGCCTCGGCGAAGACTATGGGGTCCTTGTCCATTAGCTTTATCCACTCGGGCTTTATCACGCCTGGCCCTGGCTTGGAAGCCGCTACAACAGCTTCTGCACCTTCGAGGGCCTCCTTTATGCCGCCGCCTCGTAGCTGGTTCCAGCCGCCGTCGGTCTCGACTGCTATCTGGTACTTCCACGGGTTCTTCTCCTTCAGCTTCTCGATGTCCTCTCTCTGGCTGTGCAGTACACCCTTAGAGTCTACCACGACCATATTCTTGGGATCTACGCCATAGGCCTTCAACAGTCTGTAAAGTGCAGTGTTGGCGGCACCGGCACCTATGAGTGCTATCCTCATCTTGCGCAGGTCTCTGCCAGTGAGCTTAGCGGCGTTTATGAGGCCTGCAAGGGTTACGGTTGCGGTACCCTGCTGGTCGTCATGCCATATGGGTATGTTTAGCCGTTTCCGAGCCTCGTCAAGGAGGTAGAAGCACTTGGGGCTCTCGATATCCTCGAGGTTTATGCCGCCAAAGCTCGGCTCTATTAACACGAGTAGCTCGAGGAACTTCTCCCGATCCCTCGCCCTGTGAACTAGGGGCACGGCATCAACGCCGCCCAGGGCTTTGAAGAGAAGGGCCTTACCCTCCATTACCGGGAGGGCGCCTTCGGGCCCAATAGCGCCTAGGCCTAGAACCCTAGTACCGTCGCTTACAACGGCGACGGTGTTCCAACGCCAGGTATTGTGGAATGTTGCGTCTGGATCCTCGGCGTCCTCCTTGGCGGGGCCTGCTACGCCAGGGGTGTACCAGATAGCGAAGTCGTCTTGGCGAAATGCAGGAACCTTAGGTATAACCTCTATCTTGCCCTCGTAGAGCCGGTGTAGTTTCTTGGAGATACTATACCAGTCTATCCTCTCTTTTTCGGACATGATATTTTGGACACCTCTAGCTGGCCGTGTTTGGTAACGATTTGTAAATGTTAAAACATGTTGTGGTTTAGAATGATTGAAAATGTTCAGTGACAGGTTTGTTCGGGGGTTAAATATGAGAACAATGCCCCCTAAGACTAGATAGAATGGTGATATATCATGATTTTAATATTAATAACTATATTTGTTTGTGGAATGTATTCATCAATACACTTAATGTGTCCGCTCCTTGCAGACTCACTGAGTGGAGGCTACAGGGGCTTAACGGGAGGCGCGTAACACATGGTGGATATGTTCTACTATGACGTAGTGATAGTTGGCTCTGGATTAGCGGGTCTGCGCGCTGCACTAGAGATCAAGCGCACCTACGGCGACAAGATTAGCGTTGCGCTGATAAGCAAGGTTCAGCTCATGAGGAGCCACAGTGTCGCAGCCCAGGGTGGTACAGCGGCAGTACTCTACCCGGAGGAGGGAGACAGCTTTGCCCTACACGCCTGGGATACGATTAAGGGTAGTGACTTCCTTGCCGACCAGGATGCGGTCTGGCTGTTTGTAAAGCTAATGCCCGAGGAAATAAGACTGCTTGAGCGCTGGGGGCTCCCCTGGAGCAGAAGGCCCGACGGTAGAATAGCACAGAGGCCCTTCGGAGGGCACAGCTTTCCCCGAGCCACATATGCAGCTGACAAGACTGGCTTCTACGAGATGCAGACCCTCTATAGCAGGCTAGTTGGCTATGACAACTGGGATCGCTATGACGAGGTCTTTGTTACAAGCATTATAATCGAGGATGGAGTATTCAAGGGTGTTACAGCCATTGATATGAGGAGTGGCGAGTTTCTAGTCTTCCGGGCTAGGGCAGGCATAATTGCTACGGGTGGTGCTGGCAGAATATACAAGTTCACCACTTACGCCCACACGGTAACAGGCGACGGCCAAGCAATGGCGCTACGTGCTGGTATACCACTCAAAGACATGGAGTTCATCCAGTTCCATCCCACGGGCCTAGTCCCCTCGGGTATACTAATCACGGAGGGTGCACGCGGCGAGGGAGGCTATCTCATAAACAAGAACGGC
This DNA window, taken from Hyperthermus butylicus DSM 5456, encodes the following:
- a CDS encoding type II toxin-antitoxin system VapC family toxin, whose translation is MRVYLDSSAIVKRYIEEDGSETVAEFYEKALDGEITLAFSIWNVGEVLGVLDKYLARGWISRSEYNTALASFRRETKRLIRLGILKVVLVKNRLLASS
- a CDS encoding acetate--CoA ligase family protein, with the translated sequence MSELRRKALEIIEQALREGRSKLLEHEALAVAELYGVPVAGYGLARNEDEAVEAAERIGYPVVLKIVSPDIVHKSDVGGVIVGLEKPEDVKKAYNEIIENVKRHAPNARIVGVLVQKMAPKGAVEVIVGGLRDPVFGPTIMFGLGGIFVEVFRDVSFRVAPFTERDAEEMINEIKASKILKGYRNLPPRDIKALIKVIMAAQKLMVENPEIRELDLNPVLSYPDSAITVDARIIVGREEHSEEHH
- a CDS encoding NTP transferase domain-containing protein, whose amino-acid sequence is MLAPRLAVLLAAGLGTRLGGKPKPLLRVAGRPLAWYPLSVLHLAGAREACIVTRSEIADELRGLASSIYGGGSVTVVVNPEPERENGYSLLLAATECPLLVSEPAYVSMTDHIYSPLIPVRAGYSVQTGYYMIAGDSEPCCIDIDEATFVKAVLPRGYDVGKGIAWWTHVDTGVHVYALDSSELQAVAAGEYTVKLNTITSRLAQRGRLLVADVSCLPWTEIDTPRDLEEAERGQRRWVIRHVEEWLRS
- a CDS encoding NAD(P)-dependent malic enzyme, giving the protein MSEKERIDWYSISKKLHRLYEGKIEVIPKVPAFRQDDFAIWYTPGVAGPAKEDAEDPDATFHNTWRWNTVAVVSDGTRVLGLGAIGPEGALPVMEGKALLFKALGGVDAVPLVHRARDREKFLELLVLIEPSFGGINLEDIESPKCFYLLDEARKRLNIPIWHDDQQGTATVTLAGLINAAKLTGRDLRKMRIALIGAGAANTALYRLLKAYGVDPKNMVVVDSKGVLHSQREDIEKLKEKNPWKYQIAVETDGGWNQLRGGGIKEALEGAEAVVAASKPGPGVIKPEWIKLMDKDPIVFAEANPVPEIWPWEAKEAGARVVATGRSDFPNQVNNSLAFPSIFRGVLDVRARTITDTMAIAAAEELARFAEEKGLREDYIIPSMEEWEVYPRVAAATAVRAVEEGVARLKTTYEEEYEKAKQIIATSREKVLKLVDVGLIKKLPEEVEAVIQRARRQREEMLKAR
- a CDS encoding CDP-alcohol phosphatidyltransferase family protein produces the protein MSKSGSAVSFAKPTDGIISRTINRKISARITMWLASWRRPPSPDTVSVIAGVMVAAGGLGFAAGYPWLGGILAQLGSILDGVDGEIARVLGRQSKAGALFDTVLDRLADIVLLLGMVLAVAETLDPILAVTVALAAITGDLMVSYIHAFGEKVAGRHPVLIGRIPGIASRDVRLFTVFIAGLLGRPLEGLITVALLGHTYTVAKTVELIKYLDQGGRPR